The following DNA comes from Camelus dromedarius isolate mCamDro1 chromosome 6, mCamDro1.pat, whole genome shotgun sequence.
taatcttgtttatctgttctacatatgcctgtcagtatctatagattttgaactcccagtctatcccttaccatccccctcccccttggcaaccacaagtttgtattctatgtctatgtaaATTCTTACTTCTTGTTGGAGCCTCTTcctttccacttagagaagactCTGACATTTCTTTTAGGGTTGATTTAGTACTGATGACCTCTTTTAGGTTTTGCTTGCCTGTGAAGCTCTTTCTCTCTACTTCTATTCTAAATGACAATCTTGTcaggtagagtatcctaggttgtagGTTTTCCCCTTCCAGCACTTGAAGCATTTATCATGCACTCCCTTCTGACGTGCAcaatttctgcagaaaaatcagctgatagccttacaGGGATTCCTTTGTatgtgactctttgtttttctctcactgcctttaaaattgtttaacttttgctattttaattatgatatgagTTAGTGTGGGTCTCTTTCGGATCATTTTGCTTGGGACTCTCTGTTCTTCCTGtatctggatatctgtttccttcttcagattAGAGacgttttcagccataattttatcaaataccttttgaccctttctctcttctacttctgggacccctataatgtcaATATTAGTACACCTGATGTTGTCCCAAAGGTCCtttaaactgttctcatttttttttctttttgctgttctgattgtgtGGTTTCCTAATTTTATCTTTTGCATCACTCATGTGTTTTTCTGTATCACTTAGTCTCTTGCTatttccttctagtgtatttttcatttcagttattgtactctTCAGCTTtgactttttatattttctagttccttgttaaaattctcattctgttcatttattcttttccctAGTTCAGCTAGAATTCTTATTACTAATGTTTTGAACTCTTATGTGGTAAATTCTCTCTGTTTCATTAGTTATTTTTCAGGATGGGGCgctcttgttcttttgtttgaaacAACTTTCTCTGTGGAATTAGCTGAAACAATTACCTATCCTGGTCTTGAAGGGGTGTCCTTGTGTGGAACCATCCTGATACATGTGCATATGGCTCTGGTGAGAGCTGGATATGAAGTGAGCATGGGTCCCATCCTTCCTCACAgtgtgctggcagctatcacCTTAGTAGGATGTGGGGCTGGCAATGGAGGGGCTAGAGCCAGAGCCAGGTGAGCCAGGGCTTCTCCTATGCTTAGTGGCTGACAATGCCTTaacaggggcaggggcaggggcaggtccCAAGGTGCTAGAGCACAAGCCCTGAGGTTCAGGTCTGAGCTGGTTATGTTCCCTTTAAGTGTGtgctctccctgctcccagcATTGGCACGTGCTGGGCTGGTCCAAGCATGCCAGTCAGAGCACTCCAGACCACTCCCTACCTGCTAGCTCCATGAGTGCCAGGAACGGCTACTCTCTCCCTATTCAGTGCCTTGCTGGGTCCAAGCTGGCTCTGTTCCCCACAACTGTGCACTCTCCTCTGCAACGCAGCCTTCACACTAGTGGGGAGCTGCATTGCAGGACAAGAGGGGCCAGGACGTGCACTGAGGTGGTCACAGGAGACCAGAGTCCTGGGCAGTTTTAAATGGTCAATCTGCTGCCTTTACTattatttgcctttaccagtgagatttttttttctttcacatattttcttatttctagttatggccttatcttttccatttaaagaaggtcctttaacatttcttaggCCTATTAAGTGGTGATGAGCTCCTTTAggttttgcttgtctgggaagcTCTCGATCTCTTTCAATTCTGAACAATAATCTTGCCAGATAAAGTATTCTTGATTGTATTTTTCCTTcctatactttaaatatatcctgCCATTCCCTCTGGTGTGCAAAATTTCTGTTGGAAAATCAGCTGATAGTCATAGGCGTTCCCTTATACGTGACtcgttgtttttctcttgctgctttttaaaattctctaacttttgccattttaattatgatatatcttggtaTGGAGCTCTTTGGgctcatcttgtttgggactctgaTTCCTGGACCTgggtgtctgtttcctttcccaggtgacgaaagttttcagccattatttctgtGGATAAGTTTTCTGTcccattctctcttctttttctgggacccctattatgcaaatgTTAGTACACTCGATGTTGTCCCAGAGATCccttaaactattctcatttaaattttgctctttttGCTATTCTTCCTGGGTAATTTCCACTACATCTTCCGgatcactgatccattcttctgtatcatctaCTCTGCTGTTGATTCTCTccactgtgtttttcatttcagttatttattgtattcttcaactctgattctttcctttattttctaactctttgttgaacttctcactgtgtttctccattcttctcctgagtttggtgagcatcattatcaccattactttgaactctttatcaggtaaattaccTATTTCGATTTCATGAGAGTTTTTTTCTGGGGatttatcttattcttttgtttggaatatactcctgtctcttcattttgtttgacCTTCTatgtttgtttctatgaattaggtgaaacagccacctctcccagtcttgaaggtGTGGTCCTGTGTAGGAGTGTCCCCTGTGTAGACCGAGTGGCTTTGTCAGGCTGGCTAGAGCAAGCATGGCCCAGGATGTTTCAGGGTGCAATGCACTGGGGCTGCCTTGGCGGGACAGCTGGAGCTGGAGAGGGCCAGGGCTATTACAGCCCATAATACGTTCAGAATGGTATATAAGCCCTGATCTAATACTCCAATGCTTGGCCAGTAGTTCTCAATGTGAAGCAATTTTGTCCCTCAAAGGACTTCTGGCAACATCTGGAGACGCTTTTGGTTATCACAACTGGAAATGTGCTACTGTCATCTATGGGTAGAGGCCActgatgctgctaaacatcctgcaatgcacaggacatcCTGTCAAACAGAATTATGCAgctcaaaatgtcaacagtggtAAGGTTGAGAAGTCCCATTCTAAATGATTAAAATGAGGCACAATTATTTCCTGTCTTAATGTCATTATCATCAAGAGGAGAGTAGGAAAAGCCTGGATGTCCCAGGCTTATACATTCTGGAGGCTGTGTACATCTCCCAAACATACCACTGTCATCTTTACCTGATTCACGGGAAGCACATGATTCTACAAGCTGcaatggagagagggagggttTAAAGTCAACATGCACTTCATCCTCAATGAATGTGGACACGTCTCAAGTAGCAAAGTGTGAGTCTGCAAGAAAAAACTATCAGCTTTTTTTTTGGCTCCGTAGTGCTCTTTGCTCTTCTGACAACTTCCAAGCTAAATAAAGCTATTGTTATATATTTAGGCACTTTTTAACAACTTCACATCTCTGACTTTTAGTatctaaaaatttaataacaagGGTTACAGGAAGAAAACCccatcaaaaacaaagaagataAGTCGAGACCATACACAGGTTTCCATCATTGCTTCCCCTGATTTCCACCCTCTCCATTCTCATACTTTGTAGACTATTGATTCAGTGATGGCATTTAGGAAGCCATAACTCACATTATAACTGAAGGAGTGTTGTCATAGAGTTAATTGCttagtaatagtaataaaaaaaggaaaaaaaacccaaaacgtCTCAAAGAAGTATTAGGAACAATAGAAAGGAACAGTGAAACACATTTGTGAACTTATGTCAACAGGAAAGCATTAATCTCCTGTGACAAGGAGCTGTGGTGCATTGTGGGAGTGAAAGAGACCTGCTGATGTGAGAGTATGATGTCACGTCTAGATGGTCTATGAGAACACACTGTGACCGAGGAAGAAAGCTACTGCCAGGGCGACTTCACTCTGCTGCTGTAACTCCAGTGAATACAGGATCCATTAAATAGAAAGGCAAGTAGAAGTGCTCAGTTTGCTGTTGCAAGGGAATCCAGAAATTATCATCAGAGTGAGAAAAGCATCGCACACCGCTTCCTAGCTCCTTGAGGATGTCACTGAGCCTAAAGTCCTGAAGAATTTcataaattggaaataaaaatgaactctCCTTATTTCTTACTGTGCACTTGGAGTTCTGGGTGGGAACTAACTTCAGAATTTCATCTTTCCCAATCTTAAACTAAAATGAGGCTTCCTTTTTAGGGTAGGTAGAAATGGAAATACATAAAggaacaattgaaaaaaaaacttcctaacatctacacacaaaaaaatctatcATTAACATAGTGGGATATAATGCCTCCCAGGAAATCTTTGGTTAATTagtaattaaagaaacaaaactaaatatgTCAGATTATTGGCTAGCCAAAGACAAAAGTCATGGATATTATAAAATACAATGGACTAGAATTCAGCAAGTGACCGACTTTAAAAAGCTCACAAAAACTACTTGTGTATGAGGTCAAAGAGCATACACTATTCCACCATTAAGATTTATTCAAGGTTaaaaaatgacagtaaaataGCTACATGTACAGGATTGCTGTAATTACAGCAATTTAGATGAGTCCTTGGTGCACACAGTCTCATTaaagataataaaactgaaaaaaactaatttctttatattataaaaaatacattttcccagAGAAAAAGTGGTATGTGACAGGTAGTTTTTCTGATAGACCAAGAAGTCCACATAATCTAAATGTGGCTGAGTTTCAGTGCTTTGTTTTCCCCACCTATAGAATCAGGAATTGGCCTTAACCTCTAAGATACTGTCCATCTGTGAAATCTGATTTTAGAACACTTATTTCAACAGGGCTTCAataatttattacttaaaaatatttcagcagGAGCAATGTAAAAGACACATTTTTCTCTGCATCTCCCCAGCATCCCTGAGTACTGAGACAGTGTTGTGGCTACAAgcatgggaaaaggaaaatatttttaaaatacgaAAGAAATCATGTTTAATGTCCATGTTAATGTAGGCTTGTATCTAAGACAGGGAAAAGATATTAGCAAATTTGGTAATTAAAATCCTATTAATTATTTCCACATTAaagtataatatattaaaatcagGCAACTCGATGAGAATTATCATTCTAGGTACTAATGAGCCAGAAGGTGTGCTGGTGCTTggaatttaattttgctttcttaaaaatTCATGCTTAAGGAACCTCACTGAGTATATTTACACTTGGTCTGTACAAAAGGTCTGCCCAGATAATGATGCTTCGTGACtagttaggaaaaagaaaaacataggtttaataattttgaaaactgaTTGCAAGTTCTTTGTAAAGACATATTTATTCTAtcacatacacaaaagaaaaacttttttttttcctaaaactgatGTTTCCTAATTATTTCTATTACAAAGATTTCGTTAATGAGGTACGGCTGAAGAATGTCTCTGCCACTACCCCTGTTATCTGAGACTGTCTCATCACCAATAAAATGTTCTCGCTggcactttaaaaatacaaatctctTTAGAGGTATAAAGCCCCTCAAGCCCACCCAGGTGACCTCTGATCACATTTCTCACGCTGCTGAGTCACAGACAGCTTCTACATAAGGAGAAAGCAATCTTTAGTTACCCCAGAATTtagttactttaaatttaaatcctGCCTCTCTCTTGCACTTGGGGTTTGGATCTGCTCCATCATATTCCTTTATTCCCAACAGCTTAGCACTTCCAATTACTGGCACTTGAGAATATTTCAATCTTCCTTCATTTAAAGTTTAACTGGGCAGAAAGTTATGGAAGGGATTTAGCACACGGTACCTATGATGACCTCAAATTTGCTATATTGAAACCACCCTTTAGCAGAAAGCTCCTGAAATAGTATCCTTCTAAAAAGTCTAAAAGGTACAATTAAGAGAAATCtcttattcaataataaaattaagcatttcaagattaatttaaaaattgagatgcaGTTACAATCTAACTAACCAACAGATTTCTCATTTTAGCCCACACTCACCTCTCCCGAGGAACAGCAAACCAGTACTCTGGTTGCTTCCTTCGTTTGCCGTACTGCTGGACCATGGCTGTCATGTGAGTGGCAAAGGACTTTCTCATTGGTTTTCCCACTTTAATGCACAGAAACATGGGTGGAgtcttgcttttctcttcttttgaagGAAGTATATCTGAATTacacatgaaggaaaaaaagtcccTCATTGACAATATTGGtgataataaaacatttcaacTTACAAAGTATAGTGTCCAATCCCCCTCTTAGTGATGGAAACTCAAAATATACACATCATACAACATCATCACATTAGGACTAATTAAATTTTTCAGATCTtctttagcacaaaaggaaaaaggtTTGGCTGTTTTAGGTTGGTCTACGTCACATGAGATGCTGCAAACTAGGAATGAGCATAAAAACCAACACAACAGCCAAGAGTGGAGAACTGTGAAGATGTATTAACAAACGGTACCAAGAACCCAATCACACCATAATGCAATTCACTTTAGAACTAAAATATCTTCAGAAATCTTTTAAACTCCTTTAATATTTAGAAGTTCAAAGTGAAAAAGGAAGGTTACTTGAAAGCAAACTACCTTTGAAATAGAATTCAATATCATAGTTCAATTTCCAAAACAGATACCACCATATATCTAATTTTTCCCAATTACAATTGACCCgtgaacaacacaggggttagaAGCACTGACCACCGCGTGGTCAgaaatccatgtataactttaGAGATGGCCCTCCATGTCCCTCTTCTGTGGAATCAACCAACCATGGGTGGTACAGTACTGTGtttcatatttattgaaaaaaaatctcagtataAGTGGACCTGAGCAGTTCAAACCCTTCTGGTTTATCAGTAAAGATATACTCTATTGAGAAAACACTTTTCTCAAATAActgtactattttattattttttgctatttGTGCAAATTTCAGAAAGGCACCTATATAGGCAAACCTTGGAGATACTgtaggtttggttccagaccatcaCAATAAAGCGAATATCACAATCAATTGAGTAAcacaatttttttggtttcccagtgtatgtaaaagttatgtttataccatagtctattaagtgtgcaatagcattatacctaaaaaagtacataccttaaagaatcctttattgctaaaaaatgctaaccatcatctgagccttcagcaagttgtagtTGTAATAGCAAAGATccctgatcacagatcaccataacaaatataatagtgaaaaagcctgaaatattacaagaattatcaaaacgtgacacagagacatgaagtgagcaaatgctgttggaaacaGGGTGccatagacttgcttgatgcagggttgccacaaattttcaatttgcaaaaaacacgttatctgtgaagcacaacaaaacaaggtatgcctacacaacaaaatataaaagaaatgaaagaaaaatggcttACCTTCAATGGGTACCTGAATTCTCTTTAATAGCCATAACTGAATTTCGGATTTATTGTCCATTTGTGCGCCTTGGCAGCTATTGTCCAGAGTTGATTCCAAAGAGGAGTCTGGACactctttattcatattttcttctgtAGAAGAGCCTAGTTGCAGTGGAAGGGGTGGTCTCTCTTTTACCCAGGTTTTCTCTGGCTCTTTATTGCCCTCAGTTGGGGGATCACCTGCCTGAGGAAGAGAACTACTAAGGGTGATGTCTATTCCCACGGGCTCAATGCTTTTGCCATCAGTTAACTCTGCCTTCTGTAAGTTATCAGATAACTGTGTCCCCTCTTTGTTCTTATTAAGGTAATATTCAATGAGTTTAACTTTATCTAGATCTTCGTGTATGCTCAGTGTGTTTTCCACCTGGCTGTCTGGGGAACCAGACTGCTTGTCCACCTCCGGCATTATATCCTGCTTCTCACAGGTTTCTAAGTCTAGGGCCCCCTTCAATTCAGCATCACACTCTGGTCCTGAAAAATTCAGGGCTGACTGTGCCTGCTTTTCCACAGTAGAACTAATTATTTGTGATTTAGTCTTCCTTAGCTCCTCTGGGCCAAGAGAAAGGCACTCTTTTGAGGTGTCTCTTTTGTCCATTCCACTATCAGTTTGAGAAGAAAGTTCTTCCAAGTCAACGAAGTCATCATCTTCCCCTAAAAGAGAATTTTCTTTGGCTATAGATTCAAATGCAGTCTGAGTGTCAGAAGGTTCCTTGCGGATGTTAGCTACTGGGGTAGATCCACTGGCTGCCTCTGTAGAGGATTCCAGTTTCTTCAACTTTCTTGACACAGAGCTGTCTGAGGGCTTCGTCTGTGTGTATTCTGTTGACTTCTCCAAAGGCCTTGTGGATTTGGAATCTGAAGTGATGATTCTCTCTCCATTCTGCTGCCGTTTTTCTTTGCTGAGAGATTTGAACTTACTGAATGGGTTGATATCTTTTTCTGAAGCCAGGTCTTCCCATTCTCCAGGCCTGTACAGAGGACAAAGATCCTGAGGTAGGTCACTGTGAGGGGAAAAATGGTGGGTGCACATggaatgttaaaaacaaaaatgaaagcaaaatggatgaaaggcaaaaaccaaaacaaaacccaaccaaaaaccaaaacataaatataccacaacttaaaTTTATGTTTGAGTGatttcaaaataaggaaatgaaatcaagaaattgacttcaaaatgaaaagtaaatcaactataaaaagTAGCAAAACAAAGAATCATGAGAGTTGCTTGCACAGCCCACTAGACACACATGAATGGTATCTGACGTCATTGATGAACATGGAGATGTCACCCACCAGATTTTTAATGATGAAGTAATGTTTCTGCTTTTCATGAAGGACAAAGGAGAGGAAATGTTTTAGTATCATCACTAAAATACCATGACTAAAGTTCCttaaatattaaatgcatttccttttttataaaatagtatataaacCAACTGCATTAATTCAGAATGGCTCATTGACTTAGTAGCTACTGATTTAACTGCTCTATGAAGTAACTGGCACTGAACCCTAATTGTGGGTTTCACAGCTCAGGACCTGATGCTCCCCACAACAGACATCCTTCTACTCCTGAGGGAAATGCAAAGGATGCTCCCACTATTACTGTGGATATATAGCACCTGCTCCGTGTTACAGTCTGAAAATTCATAGAAAAGTAAATCAAATAAGCTTTTACTTACAATACTTACTTTAACTTTCTTAACTAAGTTTAAACTTCTTAACTCTTTCATTTTACGACAGTATCATTTTCCTTTATGACAATAAGCAGTGGCCATGAGCAACTGG
Coding sequences within:
- the NCOA7 gene encoding nuclear receptor coactivator 7 isoform X3, encoding MDTKEEKKERKQSYFARLKKKKQAKQNAEAASAMATRTHTGKEVPNTVILEQDKCNVAVEEEYVTDEKKKRKSSQLKEIRRTELKRYYSIDDNQNKAHDKKEKKMVVQKPHGTMEYTAGSQDTLNSIALKFNITPNKLVELNKLFTHTIVPGQVLFVPDANFPSSTLRLSSSSPGATVSPSSSDAEYDKLPDADLARKALKPIERVLSSTSEEDEPGVVKFLKMNCRYFTDGKGVVGGVMIVTPNNIMFDPHKSDPLVIENGCEEYGLICPMEEVVSIALYNDISHMKIKDALPSDLPQDLCPLYRPGEWEDLASEKDINPFSKFKSLSKEKRQQNGERIITSDSKSTRPLEKSTEYTQTKPSDSSVSRKLKKLESSTEAASGSTPVANIRKEPSDTQTAFESIAKENSLLGEDDDFVDLEELSSQTDSGMDKRDTSKECLSLGPEELRKTKSQIISSTVEKQAQSALNFSGPECDAELKGALDLETCEKQDIMPEVDKQSGSPDSQVENTLSIHEDLDKVKLIEYYLNKNKEGTQLSDNLQKAELTDGKSIEPVGIDITLSSSLPQAGDPPTEGNKEPEKTWVKERPPLPLQLGSSTEENMNKECPDSSLESTLDNSCQGAQMDNKSEIQLWLLKRIQVPIEDILPSKEEKSKTPPMFLCIKVGKPMRKSFATHMTAMVQQYGKRRKQPEYWFAVPRERVDHLYTFFVQWSPDVYGKDAKEQGFVVVEKEELNMIDNFFSEPTTKSWEWKQGASPRSEGGRT